One window from the genome of Elusimicrobium sp. encodes:
- a CDS encoding isoprenyl transferase: MSNQSKNTTPRHVAIIMDGNGRWAKNRLLPRLAGHNAGAKAVERTLQAAQKAGVEFLTLYAFSTENWARPQEEIDGLMKLLEQTLDKYTQEAKKHRVRLWVSGEREKLPPAILAKIDEAVSSTSNNTGLTLNLALNYGARQEIAHAVNRLLMQGKTQITPADIQANLYQPALPDPELIIRTSGEERLSNFLLWQAAYSEFYFTPVLWPDFDETEFQKALTAYQTRTRRFGGI, encoded by the coding sequence ATGTCTAACCAAAGTAAAAATACTACACCCCGCCATGTGGCAATTATTATGGACGGTAACGGCCGTTGGGCCAAAAACCGCCTGTTGCCGCGTTTGGCCGGGCATAACGCAGGAGCAAAAGCCGTAGAACGCACCTTGCAGGCTGCCCAAAAAGCAGGGGTGGAATTTTTAACCTTATATGCTTTTTCCACTGAGAATTGGGCCCGTCCACAGGAAGAAATAGACGGCCTTATGAAACTTTTGGAACAGACGCTGGATAAATATACCCAAGAAGCCAAAAAACACCGTGTGCGCCTGTGGGTAAGCGGAGAACGGGAAAAATTACCGCCCGCTATTTTGGCTAAAATTGACGAGGCCGTTTCTTCCACCTCCAATAACACGGGCTTGACGCTTAACCTGGCACTCAACTATGGGGCCCGGCAGGAAATTGCCCACGCCGTTAACCGTTTGCTTATGCAAGGGAAAACCCAAATCACTCCGGCCGATATCCAAGCAAACCTTTACCAACCCGCATTACCCGACCCGGAACTGATTATCCGCACCTCAGGAGAAGAACGCCTTTCCAACTTTTTGTTGTGGCAAGCGGCCTATAGTGAATTTTATTTTACACCTGTCCTGTGGCCGGACTTTGACGAAACGGAATTCCAAAAAGCTCTGACAGCCTATCAAACCCGCACCCGCCGATTCGGAGGAATCTAA